One segment of Xanthomonas oryzae pv. oryzae DNA contains the following:
- a CDS encoding mitochondrial fission ELM1 family protein → MGLTWALSDGRAGNARQAEALARTLQSEGFQAIHLQPKAPWRWAAPRRLPGARQAFGAPFDRQLQQPPALAIGCGRQAALATRLLRGRGSRSVQILDPRLDPRHWDLLVVPEHDTLRGGNVLTLLGSLHPVDDAWLAAGRAAFPAVAGLPGPRLALLIGGPTDQVPWTSQALAALCTRVSAHLRTLGGSLLVTTSRRTPGDAIAALRAACAGLPHLLWCDERDGPNPYAGLLGWADAIVASADSVNLLSEACATRVPVAAAFAEQARGRVDTYLQALRQRQRLHPVDEVLASAVDIVPVRETERIAMQVRARLLP, encoded by the coding sequence ATGGGGCTGACCTGGGCGCTGAGCGACGGCCGCGCCGGCAATGCGCGTCAGGCCGAGGCGCTGGCGCGTACACTGCAATCTGAGGGCTTTCAGGCCATCCACCTGCAGCCCAAGGCGCCGTGGCGCTGGGCGGCGCCGCGGCGGCTGCCCGGCGCCCGACAGGCCTTTGGCGCGCCATTCGACCGGCAACTGCAGCAGCCCCCAGCACTGGCCATCGGCTGCGGCCGGCAGGCGGCGCTGGCCACCCGGCTACTGCGTGGCCGTGGCAGCCGCAGCGTGCAGATCCTGGACCCGCGGCTGGACCCACGTCACTGGGACCTGCTGGTGGTGCCCGAGCACGACACACTGCGCGGCGGCAACGTGCTCACCCTGCTCGGCAGCCTGCACCCGGTGGACGATGCGTGGCTGGCGGCCGGGCGGGCGGCCTTCCCCGCCGTGGCCGGCTTGCCGGGCCCGCGCCTAGCCCTGTTGATCGGGGGGCCCACCGACCAGGTCCCGTGGACATCCCAGGCGCTGGCGGCGTTGTGCACGCGCGTCAGCGCTCACCTGCGCACGCTGGGCGGCAGTCTGCTGGTCACCACCTCCCGCCGCACACCGGGCGATGCGATCGCTGCGCTGCGCGCGGCCTGCGCCGGCCTGCCGCACCTGCTGTGGTGCGATGAGCGCGATGGACCTAACCCCTACGCTGGACTGCTTGGCTGGGCCGATGCCATCGTGGCCAGCGCCGATTCGGTCAATCTGCTCTCCGAAGCCTGCGCCACCCGTGTGCCGGTCGCTGCCGCGTTTGCCGAACAGGCACGTGGGCGCGTTGACACCTATCTGCAGGCGTTGCGACAACGCCAGCGCCTGCATCCTGTCGATGAAGTTCTCGCCAGCGCGGTCGATATCGTGCCTGTGCGCGAAACCGAGCGCATCGCCATGCAGGTGCGCGCGCGCCTGCTGCCATGA
- a CDS encoding malonic semialdehyde reductase, whose product MSDSLNAAALDQLFRTARTQNAFADTPVSQEVLRELYELVKWGSTAANSGPARFVFVTSADGKAKLKPALSEGNAAKTLAAPVTVIVAHDEDFHEKLPYLFPHADAKSWFDGPREGRAESAFRNGSLQGAYLILAARALGLDAGPMSGFDNAKVDAAFFAGTPIKSNFLVNLGYGDPAGLFPRSPRLSFDEAARFE is encoded by the coding sequence ATGTCCGACTCGCTCAACGCCGCCGCACTGGATCAGCTGTTTCGCACCGCCCGCACGCAGAACGCGTTCGCCGACACGCCGGTCAGCCAGGAGGTACTGCGCGAGCTCTATGAGCTGGTGAAGTGGGGCTCCACCGCGGCCAATAGCGGCCCGGCGCGCTTTGTGTTCGTGACCAGCGCCGACGGCAAGGCCAAGCTCAAGCCGGCGCTGTCCGAGGGCAATGCCGCCAAGACCCTGGCCGCGCCAGTGACGGTGATCGTGGCGCACGATGAAGACTTCCACGAAAAGCTGCCGTACCTGTTCCCGCATGCCGACGCCAAGAGTTGGTTCGACGGCCCGCGCGAAGGGCGCGCCGAATCGGCGTTCCGCAACGGCTCGCTGCAAGGCGCCTACCTGATCCTGGCCGCGCGTGCGCTGGGACTGGATGCCGGTCCGATGTCCGGCTTCGATAACGCCAAGGTGGATGCGGCGTTCTTCGCCGGCACGCCGATCAAGTCCAACTTCCTGGTCAATCTCGGCTACGGCGACCCGGCCGGGCTGTTCCCGCGTTCGCCACGCCTGAGCTTCGACGAAGCCGCGCGCTTCGAATAA
- a CDS encoding YceI family protein — protein MKTTHKLLLPLALTLAIAACSKPADNTAAPAAETTPAATAPADAAAAPAPAPAPAPAAPAVEVASGTYTLDPSHTDVLAQWSHFGFSNPSAHFGNVDGTLVYDAADVTKSTVQVTLPLSGLNSFTAKFDELLKSGDFFDAAKFPTATFKSTKVEAAGTNKLTVTGDLTIKGQTKPVVLDVTLNGAGEHPMKKVLAAGFDASTTIKRSDFGLGQYAPNVSDEVKIRITTEALQAKAGDAAAKDASAK, from the coding sequence ATGAAGACCACCCACAAGCTGTTGCTGCCGCTCGCCCTGACTCTGGCCATTGCCGCCTGCTCCAAGCCGGCCGACAACACCGCCGCGCCGGCCGCCGAAACCACGCCTGCTGCCACCGCCCCGGCCGACGCCGCTGCTGCACCGGCACCGGCACCGGCACCGGCACCGGCCGCCCCGGCCGTGGAAGTGGCTTCGGGCACCTACACCCTGGATCCGTCGCACACCGACGTGCTGGCGCAGTGGAGCCACTTCGGCTTCTCCAACCCGAGCGCGCACTTCGGCAATGTCGACGGCACCCTGGTGTACGACGCGGCCGACGTGACCAAGTCCACCGTGCAGGTCACCCTGCCGCTGTCCGGCTTGAACAGCTTCACTGCCAAGTTCGACGAACTCCTGAAGAGCGGTGATTTCTTCGACGCGGCCAAGTTCCCGACCGCCACCTTCAAGAGCACCAAGGTGGAAGCTGCCGGTACCAACAAGCTGACCGTCACTGGCGATCTGACCATCAAGGGTCAGACCAAGCCGGTCGTGCTGGACGTCACCCTCAATGGTGCCGGCGAGCACCCGATGAAGAAGGTGCTGGCTGCTGGTTTCGACGCCAGCACCACCATCAAGCGCAGCGATTTCGGTCTGGGCCAGTACGCCCCGAACGTCAGCGACGAAGTGAAGATCCGTATCACCACCGAAGCCCTGCAGGCCAAGGCCGGCGATGCGGCTGCGAAGGATGCCTCAGCCAAGTAA